The following proteins come from a genomic window of Sorex araneus isolate mSorAra2 chromosome 1, mSorAra2.pri, whole genome shotgun sequence:
- the CCNB1 gene encoding G2/mitotic-specific cyclin-B1 encodes MALRVTRNTKINVENKTKIPLAGAKRVPMATAVASKPGLRPRTALGDIGNKVGEQPQARMPLKKEAKSLAAGKVPKKLPKPLEKVAMEPQPEPELEPELVKEEKLSPEPILVDTPSPSPMETSGCAPAEEYLCQAFSDVILAVSDVDADDGADPNLCSEYVKDIYAYLRQLEEEQAIKPKYLMGREVTGNMRAILIDWLVQVQMKFRLLQETMYMTVSIIDRFMQNNCVPKKMLQLVGVTAMFIASKYEEMYPPEIGDFAFVTDNTYSKHQIRQMEMKILRALNFGLGRPLPLHFLRRASKIGEVDVEQHTLAKYLMELTMLDYEMVHFPPSQIAAGAFCLALKILDNGEWTPTLQHYLSYTEESLLVVMQHLAKNLVVVNSGLTKHMTIKNKYATSKHAKISTLAQLNSALVQDLAKAVAKV; translated from the exons ATGGCGCTCCGGGTCACCAGG AACACGAAAATCAATGTCGAAAATAAGACCAAGATCCCCCTGGCCGGCGCCAAGCGGGTGCCCATGGCCACGGCCGTGGCCTCCAAGCCCGGGCTGAGGCCGAGAACAGCGCTGGGAGACATTGGGAACAAAGTCGGGGAACAGCCGCAGGCCCGGATGCCTCTGAAAAAG GAAGCGAAGTCCTTAGCTGCTGGGAAAGTTCCTAAAAAGCTGCCCAAACCTCTGGAGAAGGTAGCCATGGAGCCCCAGCCTGAGCCTGAACTGGAGCCGGAGCTTGTTAAGGAAGAAAAACTTTCGCCTGAGCCTATTTTG GTTGACACTCCCTCTCCAAGCCCAATGGAAACATCAGGATGTGCCCCTGCTGAAGAGTATCTGTGTCAGGCTTTCTCAGATGTGATTCTTGCCGTGAGTGATGTGGACGCAGATGACGGAGCAGACCCAAACCTTTGCAGTGAATATGTGAAAGACATCTATGCTTACCTGAGACAACTCGAG GAAGAGCAAGCAATTAAGCCCAAATACCTCATGGGTCGGGAAGTCACTGGAAACATGAGAGCTATCCTAATTGATTGGCTAGTCCAAGTCCAAATGAAATTCCGGTTGCTGCAGGAGACCATGTATATGACTGTCTCCATTATTGATCGGTTCATGCAG AATAACTGTGTGCCCAAGAAGATGCTGCAGCTGGTTGGAGTTACCGCCATGTTTATTGCAAGCAAATATGAAGAAATGTACCCTCCAGAAATTGGCGACTTTGCCTTTGTGACCGACAATACTTACTCTAAACACCAAATCAGACAGATGGAAATGAAGATTCTGAGAGCCCTAAATTTTGGTTTAGGTCGCCCTCTGCCCCTGCACTTCCTTCGAAGAGCATCTAAGATTGGAGAG GTTGATGTTGAGCAACATACTTTGGCTAAATACCTGATGGAACTAACCATGTTGGACTACGAAATGGTGCACTTTCCTCCATCTCAAATTGCTGCTGGAGCTTTTTGCTTAGCACTGAAAATACTCGATAATGGTGAATGG ACACCGACACTACAGCATTACCTATCATACACCGAAGAATCCCTTCTTGTTGTTATGCAGCATCTGGCTAAGAATCTGGTGGTGGTGAACAGCGGACTAACAAAGCACATG ACTATCAAGAACAAATATGCCACATCCAAGCATGCTAAGATCAGCACTCTGGCACAGCTGAATTCAGCACTAGTTCAAGATCTAGCCAAGGCGGTGGCAAAGGTGTAA